GGAATGGGTACTGCGTCAGCGCGTCCAGAGCATAGATCATATAAGCTTCTTAACGAGTACGGAAGTTACCGGGTTAATGGCATCAGAAGATCAGCGTTCGATTACAGGCGTGTATACCAAGGAAAGAGGCCGGAATAACCGGGAAGCAATGCTTGCAGCAGATATGGTTATTGATGCCGCGGGGCGTTCTTCCAAATTGATCAGATGGCTTGAACAGATAGGGTTGGCCGTGCCTGAGCCGGAAGTGCTGAAGGTGTCGCTTGGTTACAGCACCCGCTATTATAAGATACCATCCTCTATTCAAAATGACTGGGGAACGGTGATAACAGAGTCCGATCCTGTGAAAGGAATTCGTGCAGGCATGTTGTGGCGCATTGAGAATGAGATCGCTGGACTATTACTGTTCAACGCAGGAGGAGATGAATATCCTTCAACCCATCCGGATGAGTTCCAAGAGCAAATCAAGCATCTGTTTGCTTCGGATGAAATCGTAGCGTTGGCAGACCAGCTGGAGCCGTTTCAAGGACCGCGGGGATACCGTATTTCCGAGTCTGTCCGTCAACATTTTGAACTCATGGAGAATTGGCCCTCCGGATTACTGGTCCTTGGCGATGCATTTTGCAGCTTCGATCCGATCCATGGCCAAGGCATGACGGTCGCAGCAATTGAAGCCGAGACCATAGGAAAATGTTTGGATGAGCAGCGAATACATCCTGAGCCGCAGTTTGAGCGCCAAATCCTGCTTCGTATGCAGCAGGCGATTGAACCGGCCTGGTGGCTTAGTTCTGTGGCCGATCTGCGATGGAAAGGGGTCGAACATGTTGGGCCTTCCCGAATGAAAGGGGTTGCGTTTGCTCAGAAGTATATAAACTTGTTTACTAAGCAGGCGATGAAAAAGGCGAGTCAGGAAAATAATAATCATCTCTTTTTTACTCAGTTCCTGATGAATGCTCTAATCCTTCCTCCAAGTGAATACTTTAAAGGTGAAATCCTGAACATGATCCTGAACGACAATGGTTCCGAAGAAGAAATGGAGTTAAGAGCGGAGCTTGGTGTCCAAGATCCTGAGCTATTCCAGCAAAGAATAGATGAGATCATTCCCCCATTTCAACTGGAATTTGATGGGCAAATCAAAAAACTGCTGGAGTCTTTCCAGCATGCCATGAGCAAGTAAGAGACAATGAATCGTGGTGCGTGAAAGTAGGCAAAACATGAAACGAATAATTTTAAATTTCATAGCTAGCATTATAATCTCAATCATTGTATTTTTTATTGTTTTGTTTTTTGCCGATGTCCCAGATACAAATCGTGTCATTTTATCTATGGCGATTACGATTTCACTACAATTATCCTTGATCACGGCATTATTACTTTCAAAACATAAAAAATAACAGAGAAATATACCTACTATAATCGTTCACACAGAAAAATGAAAATGTCTTTAAAATAAAAAAACAGCCCTGTACAGCGAAATTCGCCGACCGGGCTGTTTGTTGACCTTATTTACTCTGCGTTCAGCACAAACTTCTCGATTACCTCTTTTACGCCGTCTTCGTTATTACTTGCCGTAATGTAGTCCGCCAGCTCTTTCAGCGCAGGAATGGCATTCCCCATCGCTACACCAAGACCAGCAACTTCGAGCATCTCATGGTCGTTCCAGGAGTCGCCGATGGCAATACACTCGCTGAGCTGGTGACCGAAATGGTCAGCCAGGAAGGTCAGGGCGTGGCCTTTAGTTCCTTCATTGTGCATGATCTCCAGGAAGTAAGGTTTGGACTTCGTGATATGCACTTGTGGTCCGAGCAATTCACGCAGGTCAACAGCAACCTTATCCAAGTAGTCTGGCTCATCGATAATAAGCAGCTTTGGTGTTTTTTGTTCGATGACTTTGATAAAATCAGATTCGATGTAATATTGGGTGCCATTTAATTTGGCATAATCACGCAGCTTGTCGTTTTCCTCACGGGCATACAGCTTGTCGTCAATGTATGTTTGAAGATGGAGATTGTTCTCCAGGCAGTAATCATACAGTTTACGGGAAGCTTCCTGTGGAACGTAGCGCTCATAAAGTACTTTTTCGTCCAGTAGGTTTTTCACCAATGCGCCTTGATACGTAATGATTGGCACGTTAAGTCCGGTTTGACGAGCAAGCGCTTGTGCGGAAGCATAAGCACGTCCAGTCGCCAGCGTTACAGTTACACCATGGGCAACCGCTTGTTCCAGTGCTGTCTGTGTAGCAGGGGTTACTTCCTTGTTGTCGTTGATCAGTGTGTCATCAATGTCGATTGCAATTAATTTGTAGGTCATGTATGTTTCTCTCCTTTTTTTATCTGTATCAATCTGTATCTATACCCGACTTAATCTATATCAGTTCAACTAAACGTTTTACACGAGAACGGAGAGGACAGAAAAAACCTGAAGAAGCGAAGCGTTCGCCTGAAAGCTTTCTGAAAGAAGGCTACATCGGAAGCATAAGCTATCACCGGATTTTCCCTTTGAAGAAGGGAATCAAAAAAATCTGGGGATAACAGCGATCGGAAGGTTATTCTGTCATCGGAGTGGCAGGTGTAAACATTCTTGGGTTGAACTTATATACCTACTCTTCTAGAAAAACAAGGCCGATAAAGTCTTCCAGCTCAAGGTTGCCGAAGTAATGTTTTACATCCAGGCCCTCAAGTGCAGTACGCACCTCGGATTCATCATACCGCTTGCCGCGCAGCATATTTTCGATATCCGCCACATCACCTACACCGAAGAAGTCGCCAAAGATCTTGATATCTTCGATGCGTCCATCCTTGATGTTCATGCGCAGATCGATGATGCCGACAGGGAATTTGCGAGTGTGCTTCACATTGCTTTCCGGAGACAAGCCATAGTTCCAGTCCCAGTTGTTATAACGCTCAGCGGAGATTTCCTTGATTTTGTCCCAGTCTTTGTCAGTGAGGGTGTACTGTGGAACGTCCTTAGGCTCCATCCGGAAAATGTGACGTAACAGCTCATCGCGGAACTGCTCAATCGTCAAGTTGGTGTCAATCAGATCCCGTATGTTGGCGACCCGGCTGCGCACGGACTTGGTGCTCTTGGATTTGAATTTCTCGGGATTGACGTTCAGGGAAGCCTGAACATGCTCCAGATTCAGATCAAACATCAATGTGCCATGACTGAACATACGCCCACGTGTGGAAAACTGGGCGTTGCCCGAAATTTTCTTTTCGCCCACTTGCAGATCATTACGCCCGGTCAACTCGGCATTTACACCAAGCTCGTGCAAAGCTTCAACCACAGGCTGGGTGAACTTGCGGAAATTGTGGAAGGATTGACCGTCATCCGCTGTAATAAAACTGAAATTCAGGTTGCCCAGATCGTGATATACCGCTCCGCCTCCCGAAAGACGACGAACGACCTGCACACCGTTATCCTGAACATACTCGATATTAATTTCTTCAATTGTATTTTGATGTTTTCCGATGATGATCGACGGACGGTTGATGTAAAACAGCAGATAGCTGTCATCCTCCATCGGCAGATGCTTCAGAATGTACTCCTCAATGGCAAGGTTTACAGAAGGATCTGTAATGCCCTGGTTGTCTACAAACAGCATGGTCATTCCTCCATTAATGTATGTGAGGGATTGCTAGTCCCTTATGTAGTGAACCTTGTGTATCAAAAGGAACCGAAATTCCTCTTCTATTGTAAACGAATTATCGTTGGGACACAAAGAAAACAGGATTGACCCACACCTCCCGTGCCATCCATAATAAAAAGGACATACAGAAAGGATGACGGAAGAATGACCGGTTATATCGAAGTGTTCGGACATGGCGGGGACGTGGAGACGGCTGCGTCACGATTTGGGAGGGAAGCCGCTGATTTTCTGGATTTCAGTGCCAACATTAATCCGCTCGGTCCGCCCAGAGGGGTGCTGGAGGTTATACAGCAAGGATTGCAGTCGGTGATTCGGTATCCCGATCCGGGGCATCGGGGATTCAAAGCACTGCTGAGCGAGCGTCTTGGTGTGATGCAGGAGCAGATTTCCGTGGGCAACGGTGCAGCCGAAAGCATGGCGCTCATTCTGCTGGGGCTTGCCCCGCGTAAGGTGGGTACGGTGGAACCGGGATTCTCGGAGTACCGGGCGTTGGCACGACAATTCGGGGCCGAAGTTGTGCATACGGAGGGCAGAGAAGAACTGGCGTGGCGAGCGGAACCCGAGGACATCGAGCAGCTTATGGAAAAGGTAGACCTGCTCTTCCTCGGCCAGCCCAACAATCCAAACGGTGTACAATATCCGCTTGAGGTATTACAAAGACTTGCCCGTAAAGCGGAAGAAAAGGGAACCGTACTTGTCATTGACGAGGCCTTTATGGATTTTATTCCGGTAGACCGGCGTCAGTCCCTGGCAGCACATCTGAATGACTATCCTAATGTGATCATCATTCGCTCGATGACGAAGTTTTATGCCATTCCGGGCTTGCGCCTCGGATATGCTTTGGGCCGTGCGGAATACATCCAGGCGATGACGAAGAAACAGGTGACCTGGAGTGTCAACGGTCTGGCGCTCATGGCAGGGGAAGCCTGTCTGCGCAGCGGAGAACCGTACGAACAGGAAACCATGTCACAGATCACGCGGGAACGGGGGCGTCTCATCGAAGGACTGCAGGCGTACGGATGTGCGGTGACACCGGGAGAGGCAAATTTTATTTTGGTACGTGTACCGGCTCCTTGGACAGCAGCATCAATGCAGGAGGCGCTGGGCCGAAGAGGCATTCTGATTCGCAGCTGTGCCATGTATCCGGGGCTTGACAAAGGGCATGTACGTTTCGCGGTCAAGGATG
This Paenibacillus xylanexedens DNA region includes the following protein-coding sequences:
- the cobD gene encoding threonine-phosphate decarboxylase CobD; its protein translation is MTGYIEVFGHGGDVETAASRFGREAADFLDFSANINPLGPPRGVLEVIQQGLQSVIRYPDPGHRGFKALLSERLGVMQEQISVGNGAAESMALILLGLAPRKVGTVEPGFSEYRALARQFGAEVVHTEGREELAWRAEPEDIEQLMEKVDLLFLGQPNNPNGVQYPLEVLQRLARKAEEKGTVLVIDEAFMDFIPVDRRQSLAAHLNDYPNVIIIRSMTKFYAIPGLRLGYALGRAEYIQAMTKKQVTWSVNGLALMAGEACLRSGEPYEQETMSQITRERGRLIEGLQAYGCAVTPGEANFILVRVPAPWTAASMQEALGRRGILIRSCAMYPGLDKGHVRFAVKDADANATLLEVLGSVLETKGYPNVDQTSIHESSQQEQTKDSEQAQGGKRS
- a CDS encoding lipoate--protein ligase, coding for MLFVDNQGITDPSVNLAIEEYILKHLPMEDDSYLLFYINRPSIIIGKHQNTIEEINIEYVQDNGVQVVRRLSGGGAVYHDLGNLNFSFITADDGQSFHNFRKFTQPVVEALHELGVNAELTGRNDLQVGEKKISGNAQFSTRGRMFSHGTLMFDLNLEHVQASLNVNPEKFKSKSTKSVRSRVANIRDLIDTNLTIEQFRDELLRHIFRMEPKDVPQYTLTDKDWDKIKEISAERYNNWDWNYGLSPESNVKHTRKFPVGIIDLRMNIKDGRIEDIKIFGDFFGVGDVADIENMLRGKRYDESEVRTALEGLDVKHYFGNLELEDFIGLVFLEE
- a CDS encoding Cof-type HAD-IIB family hydrolase: MTYKLIAIDIDDTLINDNKEVTPATQTALEQAVAHGVTVTLATGRAYASAQALARQTGLNVPIITYQGALVKNLLDEKVLYERYVPQEASRKLYDYCLENNLHLQTYIDDKLYAREENDKLRDYAKLNGTQYYIESDFIKVIEQKTPKLLIIDEPDYLDKVAVDLRELLGPQVHITKSKPYFLEIMHNEGTKGHALTFLADHFGHQLSECIAIGDSWNDHEMLEVAGLGVAMGNAIPALKELADYITASNNEDGVKEVIEKFVLNAE
- a CDS encoding NAD(P)/FAD-dependent oxidoreductase, whose protein sequence is MSDMKKAVVIGAGIAGLITARMLSDYYDEVCIIERDELPSEPANRQGVPQSFHPHRVLPRGGLILEHYFPGYNDELVALGAIPSHEEKFVIANRYGTLVNKANAASSFKIASSSRALLEWVLRQRVQSIDHISFLTSTEVTGLMASEDQRSITGVYTKERGRNNREAMLAADMVIDAAGRSSKLIRWLEQIGLAVPEPEVLKVSLGYSTRYYKIPSSIQNDWGTVITESDPVKGIRAGMLWRIENEIAGLLLFNAGGDEYPSTHPDEFQEQIKHLFASDEIVALADQLEPFQGPRGYRISESVRQHFELMENWPSGLLVLGDAFCSFDPIHGQGMTVAAIEAETIGKCLDEQRIHPEPQFERQILLRMQQAIEPAWWLSSVADLRWKGVEHVGPSRMKGVAFAQKYINLFTKQAMKKASQENNNHLFFTQFLMNALILPPSEYFKGEILNMILNDNGSEEEMELRAELGVQDPELFQQRIDEIIPPFQLEFDGQIKKLLESFQHAMSK